In Coffea eugenioides isolate CCC68of chromosome 4, Ceug_1.0, whole genome shotgun sequence, the genomic stretch ctctctatatatagtTATGTGTAATTCATATGGAACGCtattattaattgagtaaatcttatatatattgaccgtgtatacactatcacggttgGATATACGACACATATACAAactttgagtttcaaattcaaatttaaattatatatcATGCATCTAATGGTaaagtatatacactgtcagtgtatagaagattaattctTATTAATTTATATCTCACTCTCTGGTTTCTGGTCACATGTAATTTCACGTGCAACATTATTGCACCCATGGTAAATTTAAGGTGCGCTGGTATTAattcattgagaaaatagaAAGTGAATGAGCATTGACAGAGGAAGCCATGTATAAAACAATTATTGTCCCGTGACGAAAGGAGTTTGATATGTAGCAACAATTTGTGGAGGTTCATACTGCTTCCTTCGTATAATATGATTGATATGATCTTCCTTTTTTGGCCATCTCTTGCTCAATTTCTGCAAACACATCTAAGAGTGTTTGGTAACAAATCTTCATGTAATCTGGGAGTTGTTTTATGCAGCCAACATCCCATCTGCAGAAGTTGTTAGACATCAATTAAAACAAATTTCACTGGAAAAGTATTATATCTAAGTCAAGTttaatgtttttaacaaatcaAACCTTTCGATTGCTTCTGTGAAGATTTCAAGTTCTTTGTAAGTCCCGTAAGCATCATAGACATCATCAATTACGGTTGCCATTGCTATTACTTTTGATAGAATCTTTCTAGCAAGACCATATTGAGGCTCAAAATACACCCCCACGATCCAGAAATAGCCCTCAACAATTCGATCTCTAGCAAATGGAAGCTTTCTTGCAAAGTCCACTTCTTTCCACCACCTGAATTACGCTTGCTTCAATTAATTGATTACAGATTTACATAATCTGCAGAACAGAATGAGTCTCACtactcatttatttttttgagaaaCAATTATTTTGAAGAGACTTACAAGGATAATTCATGTAGCTCCTCCTTGTGCAGAGATTGTAGCATGTTGAAATCCAACTTAGCCAACTTTAGTAAAGTTATATTAGGTGAATGATCTTTTCCATACATGGATATGTAATTTCTGGCCTCCAATCTTGGTAAACCCCTCCAATTAGGTTGCATTAGTGCGTGACTTACTAGCTCGTCAAGTGGACTGTTTAACTTGTTTGATATTGACTGAAGATGATTACTACTAAAAGCCAAAGCATGATCTAATATGTCGTCGCCGTGCAATCTGAGATGAGTTGCTTCATAAAGTGCAAGAATGCCCGGCACATCATTAACCAAACCTTCTCCAAATTTACCTTCATCATCCACGAATTTCTTGAATATGTCTGCATAGAAGAAAAATGTTTCTCTTTCTTGCGTTTTGTGATAAAAGACGAGGAAAGAAAGTCAGCATTTGAGGATCTTGTGATTTAAGGTTTAAATCTTTTAGCTTATAACCCCTTACCTGATGAAACTCTGAATCCTTCTTGTCGTAGAATACGAAAATAGAGAGCAGCAGTATAAATGTGGTCAATGTTCTCCCAGTTCTGATGTTTCTCATGCATTTTGCGTAAAGCATGATTGATCtcctcttgaaaatgatattctACACCTAGTCGTTGAATCGCATCAATCAATTGCAGCTGTTGTGAAGGATTACTGGCAGTTGCACAAATTTCTGTTCTGACATCTTCCTTCAGCTGCTCAAGCTGCCATTTCTTAGAAGCCCATGTTGCCTGCAGAAAACAAAAATGTATAATTGATGAAGTTAAGGTTTCTTTAAATCATGTACGTAGTTGCTTATCTGCAgaataaaattataataatgatgaggaaaaaaaatcagcttaaaacatgcaagaaaATTTCTTAGAAGCATAGTATATTTGATAAGTCGCCAAGTTTGCTTTCCTTGACTAGGCTTTTTGTGTTTTAGCTCTGGCTAAACTATAGTAGTACCTTGTCGGAATCAGGGGAGTCGACGAGGAATTGATTTCCCCAGATATTGGGATGAAAATTTGCCAAAGGTTCAGTCATTTTGAAATGGAATAATCTAATTCATGACCTTCAACTTccatttttaaactttttcgGTTCAGTCAAAGACTATATTAGCTCGGATTATAGAACTGGTGACTATTCGAATTGCTTGGTtgcttagttttttttttttttttttgaagagaaTACTTTCAAAGGCAGGTTGCTTAGTGTGATGGTGtctcaaattgcatatttataGGCAAACCAGACTCTCAAATCAGAAGTATTTGTGCTCCCGTTTTTCTTAGTGTGATGGGTAGAAGAATAACTCAGTACTCCTGTGCTGCCCTGTCTACGCTAAAATAAGGCAGCCATGAACAGCCACAAAAGAATTCTAGGAATCTTGCATTGTACGTTTTCCACGTGACGTTTACAAATTGATGACATCAGATGATTACGTGTTGAAAAATGGTGCAGCCAAGCTTTATGGACTACGTGGCATTTTTTCTTCATGCAGCTAGAAATATCAATGAATCGAGTCTTATTTAAATCTAATCCAGACCTAATGTACTTAGATagaatttgaatttaatttctcaaattaaATGCTATCCAGATCTAGACCCTGTAAAAGAGTTATGATAGGGTCTGATTTTTTATGATTTATATCTGAATCCAAACCCTATTCAGCCTCAACCAAAtctatgtgtgtgtatatatatatatatatatatatattagtaaatttataaaatattctaATATTCTATAATTATTACAGTAagatttcattatttttttaatctcatTCTA encodes the following:
- the LOC113769358 gene encoding (-)-germacrene D synthase-like; protein product: MTEPLANFHPNIWGNQFLVDSPDSDKATWASKKWQLEQLKEDVRTEICATASNPSQQLQLIDAIQRLGVEYHFQEEINHALRKMHEKHQNWENIDHIYTAALYFRILRQEGFRVSSDIFKKFVDDEGKFGEGLVNDVPGILALYEATHLRLHGDDILDHALAFSSNHLQSISNKLNSPLDELVSHALMQPNWRGLPRLEARNYISMYGKDHSPNITLLKLAKLDFNMLQSLHKEELHELSLWWKEVDFARKLPFARDRIVEGYFWIVGVYFEPQYGLARKILSKVIAMATVIDDVYDAYGTYKELEIFTEAIERWDVGCIKQLPDYMKICYQTLLDVFAEIEQEMAKKGRSYQSYYTKEAMKMLVRAYFVEAKWLHQGYIPTLEEYMKNGVPSSGYPTLTIISFLGMGDIVKKEAFDWALNVPKFVRAASIIARLRDDIVGYKFEQKREHIASAVECYMTQQGITEQQTCNELYEQIENAWKILNQQLLKTSSSTAAEFVPSKPILFRVINLARVINVFYKHKDEYTHVGETMCGYINSLFIEPIPLQ